The following proteins are co-located in the Leuconostoc mesenteroides subsp. mesenteroides ATCC 8293 genome:
- a CDS encoding ParA family protein has product MTKVITTGNFKGGVGKTTNSVMLSYTLSKMDKKVLLIDLDPQANATDLLLTTMTNIYKKKPDFKETLFEAIKNNNPQEALINVKDNLDLLPSYSDLQNYERYLYDNFSDDYSQDHHLTNFINEFKNEYDFVFLDIPPQLNKFTDNALVASDFVIVILQTQERALKGAEKYIEHLLELQDDYGLNIDLLGILPVLQQNGSELDLDVLQDATESFGDNNIFKTHIKQMNRLKRFDRTGITDNTKDIHDKRIHAIYGDLIKETLERINIFDQK; this is encoded by the coding sequence ATGACTAAAGTTATCACAACTGGAAACTTCAAAGGTGGGGTGGGGAAGACAACAAACTCCGTAATGCTGTCTTATACATTGTCTAAAATGGACAAGAAAGTATTACTAATTGACTTAGATCCCCAAGCTAATGCAACAGATTTATTGCTAACAACAATGACTAATATTTATAAAAAGAAACCTGACTTTAAAGAAACACTGTTTGAAGCCATCAAAAATAATAATCCACAGGAAGCGTTAATAAATGTAAAAGATAATCTAGATTTGTTACCATCTTACTCAGACTTACAAAACTATGAACGTTACCTTTATGATAATTTTTCTGATGATTACTCACAAGATCATCACTTAACAAATTTCATTAATGAATTCAAAAATGAATATGACTTTGTATTTTTAGATATTCCACCACAACTGAACAAATTTACAGACAATGCACTGGTAGCCAGTGATTTTGTAATCGTTATACTACAAACACAAGAACGGGCTCTAAAAGGTGCTGAAAAATATATAGAGCACTTATTAGAGTTACAAGATGACTATGGTCTGAATATAGATCTTTTAGGAATACTTCCCGTACTACAACAAAATGGATCAGAACTTGATTTAGATGTCTTGCAAGATGCCACAGAAAGCTTTGGTGATAACAATATCTTCAAAACTCATATTAAACAGATGAACAGACTAAAGAGATTTGATAGAACTGGTATTACCGATAATACTAAGGATATCCACGACAAACGTATACATGCAATATATGGCGATCTCATCAAAGAAACGCTCGAGCGCATAAATATATTTGATCAAAAATAA